From Acinetobacter lwoffii, a single genomic window includes:
- a CDS encoding zinc ribbon domain-containing protein encodes MFFIFGVGPKTKTIEKSQFLCPVCRTRSGYELKQQRNYFSLFFIPLIPLSKPKSAFVTCSNCGTAMPSTVLDHAQPEPGRNSNLEA; translated from the coding sequence ATGTTTTTTATTTTTGGCGTCGGCCCTAAAACCAAAACCATTGAGAAAAGCCAGTTTCTGTGTCCGGTCTGCCGTACTCGTTCGGGCTATGAGCTAAAACAGCAGCGTAATTATTTTTCTTTATTTTTTATACCCTTGATTCCACTTTCCAAGCCTAAATCTGCTTTTGTGACCTGTTCCAATTGTGGAACCGCAATGCCGAGCACGGTACTGGACCATGCTCAGCCAGAGCCAGGACGAAACTCCAATCTAGAAGCTTGA
- a CDS encoding ferrous iron transport protein A, with the protein MRLSDLKAKQIAIIRKVSRTTDGESALHDVVASRLETLGFVPGTKVQVITKGIFGGDPILIQVGFTRFALRKSEAAKIEIEQAVSA; encoded by the coding sequence GTGCGTTTGTCTGATTTAAAAGCAAAACAAATTGCCATCATTCGAAAAGTGAGTCGAACAACTGATGGTGAAAGTGCTCTACACGATGTCGTCGCGAGTCGTTTGGAAACTTTAGGCTTTGTACCAGGTACAAAGGTACAGGTCATTACTAAAGGTATTTTTGGTGGAGATCCCATTTTGATTCAAGTTGGATTCACACGTTTTGCTTTGCGTAAATCAGAAGCAGCCAAAATTGAAATCGAACAGGCGGTGTCGGCATGA
- a CDS encoding DUF6587 family protein — translation MIEILIVTALVLWSMLVVFKKVFPNTSNSVFQKLSDACAAKGWQRLAKWLQPGMAAGCGGNCACPVSEKSSEEKPAQQAVKWK, via the coding sequence ATGATTGAAATTCTAATTGTGACAGCGCTGGTGCTTTGGAGCATGCTGGTCGTATTCAAAAAGGTGTTTCCCAACACCTCTAATTCAGTCTTTCAGAAGCTGTCTGATGCCTGTGCGGCCAAGGGTTGGCAGCGTCTGGCCAAATGGCTGCAACCGGGTATGGCTGCAGGCTGTGGTGGCAACTGTGCCTGTCCGGTTTCAGAAAAAAGTTCAGAAGAAAAGCCAGCCCAACAAGCGGTGAAATGGAAATAA
- the gluQRS gene encoding tRNA glutamyl-Q(34) synthetase GluQRS codes for MSVNNPPLTPPLKKEGDNRMAYVGRFAPSPTGPLHFGSLITAVASYCDAKANQGTWLVRIEDTDIPRIYPGSEEHILRAMDAFQLEPDAEIIFQKDRLDIYEDVIQQLRQQDLVYACQCTRKMLGSNHIYQDTCRNLGLAFEHQAIRLKVEDVEICFEDRLQGQHCSELKKDLGDFVLKRRDGIMNYQLAVVVDDYLQGMTHAVRGADLLDNTERQIYLGQLLGYPRLSYMHLPLAMNDQGQKLSKQNLAQALDLTQAPQLLKQALQALHQAEVDLDTPDRMLQQAVVQWDIERIPHTTELQGHYL; via the coding sequence ATGTCTGTAAATAATCCTCCCCTAACCCCTCCTTTAAAAAAGGAGGGGGACAACAGGATGGCTTATGTGGGCCGGTTCGCGCCATCGCCAACCGGCCCTTTGCATTTTGGCTCCCTCATTACCGCAGTTGCCAGTTACTGCGATGCCAAAGCCAATCAAGGCACATGGCTGGTCCGGATTGAAGACACCGATATTCCCCGCATTTATCCCGGCAGCGAAGAGCATATCCTGCGTGCCATGGATGCCTTTCAGCTTGAACCTGATGCCGAAATCATTTTCCAGAAAGACCGTTTAGATATTTACGAAGACGTCATCCAGCAATTACGTCAGCAAGACCTAGTCTATGCCTGTCAATGTACCCGTAAAATGCTCGGTTCCAACCATATCTATCAGGATACCTGCCGCAACTTGGGTCTGGCTTTTGAGCATCAGGCCATCCGTTTAAAAGTTGAAGATGTTGAAATCTGTTTTGAAGACCGGCTGCAAGGTCAGCACTGTTCAGAACTGAAAAAAGATCTGGGCGATTTTGTCTTAAAACGTCGTGACGGCATTATGAATTACCAGCTGGCTGTAGTAGTCGATGACTATCTGCAAGGTATGACTCATGCGGTACGTGGAGCTGATCTTTTAGATAATACCGAACGGCAAATCTATCTGGGACAGTTACTCGGTTATCCGCGTCTGAGCTATATGCATCTACCGCTGGCAATGAATGATCAGGGGCAAAAACTGTCAAAACAGAATCTGGCCCAAGCACTGGATTTAACTCAGGCACCGCAATTATTAAAACAGGCACTTCAGGCTTTGCATCAGGCTGAAGTTGATTTGGACACTCCCGATCGGATGCTGCAACAGGCGGTAGTACAATGGGACATTGAGCGGATTCCACATACAACTGAGCTACAAGGTCACTATTTATAA
- a CDS encoding metallophosphoesterase, translating to MSFQQSSINTQPDWTIIQISDTHLMDREELEFARMNPEQSFHEVMQQIQQRFPQMDALIHTGDLAQVPVEQTYQRYLAFVQSLNVPYYQIPGNHDDSRVFPFHQHANQVHAIHFGTWTMILLNSAVQGKIDGWVEQAQLDQLDQLLLEFKHQHVIVACHHHPFAMKSYWIDQHRLKNAEDLKDVLARHHNIKLVLFGHVHQDSCNEWHGIYFLSTPSTSVQFKPKSEDFALDQAAPGYRVLHLQQNGEFDTYIERVALSQQNINTEISGY from the coding sequence ATGAGTTTTCAGCAGTCAAGCATAAACACACAGCCAGATTGGACCATTATCCAGATTTCTGATACCCATTTGATGGATCGGGAAGAGCTGGAATTTGCCCGGATGAATCCCGAGCAGAGTTTTCACGAGGTGATGCAGCAGATCCAACAGCGCTTTCCCCAAATGGATGCACTGATTCATACCGGTGATCTGGCACAGGTGCCGGTCGAGCAGACTTATCAACGCTATTTAGCATTTGTCCAGTCTTTAAACGTGCCGTATTATCAGATTCCAGGTAACCATGACGATTCTCGGGTGTTCCCTTTTCACCAGCATGCGAATCAGGTACATGCCATTCATTTTGGCACCTGGACCATGATCCTGTTAAATAGTGCCGTTCAAGGCAAGATCGATGGCTGGGTGGAACAAGCTCAACTCGATCAATTGGACCAATTATTGCTTGAATTTAAGCATCAGCATGTCATTGTCGCTTGCCATCATCATCCTTTTGCGATGAAATCGTACTGGATTGATCAGCACCGGCTGAAAAATGCTGAAGATTTAAAAGATGTACTGGCTCGGCATCATAATATCAAGCTGGTTCTGTTTGGTCATGTGCATCAGGATTCCTGCAACGAATGGCATGGCATCTACTTTTTATCCACGCCATCGACCAGTGTGCAGTTTAAACCTAAAAGTGAAGATTTCGCGCTAGATCAGGCGGCACCAGGTTATCGTGTATTACATTTGCAACAAAATGGTGAGTTTGATACCTATATTGAACGGGTGGCATTGAGCCAGCAAAATATTAATACCGAAATTTCAGGTTATTAA
- the feoB gene encoding ferrous iron transporter B has protein sequence MSDTLRIALVGNPNCGKTSLFNHLTGTRQKVGNYAGVTVERKVGTFQLASGKAVRVLDLPGTYSLDATSPDEEITRNVVQGKIAEEQEQDAFLCVVDATNLKLHLGLVLEMIALDRPVLVVLNMMDEARRRGMQINTQKLSERLGVPVVETVAVRSSGIENLKNALDQGKYSVPQTELSGLKGDSHQRVENILNDVVNFVDQEDKRTDFLDKIFLHPVLGLLSLAVMMFVIFQAVFAWAAPFMDGIESFFGWLGEFLGEYISHPLLNSLVVDGIIAGAGGVVVFLPQILILFFFILVLEESGYLPRAAFLLDKLMFKAGLSGRAFIPLLSSFACAIPGIMASRTISDPRDRLTTIFVAPLMTCSARLPVYALLIAAFIPAQTVWGFLNLQGLVLFGLYMAGIVSALLVSFVLKFFHKDKSQHMLLMELPSYRFPDLKNVWIGLLDRGKIFLKRVGGIIFALSIVLWFLCTFPQPPEGATLPAIDYSLAGMLGHLMQPIFAPLGFNWQICIALIPAMAAREVVVAALGTVYAMSAVDEDAMSEGLAALISGGGDLGWSVATGLSLLVWFIYAPHCLATLATVKRETGSWKTVSIMTVYLFGLAYFMSFLTYQIASYYLG, from the coding sequence ATGAGTGATACATTACGTATTGCCCTTGTCGGTAACCCTAACTGCGGTAAAACTTCATTATTCAACCACTTAACTGGAACACGCCAAAAAGTCGGTAACTATGCGGGTGTGACGGTTGAACGTAAAGTCGGTACTTTTCAGCTTGCTTCAGGCAAAGCGGTACGGGTACTGGATTTGCCGGGAACTTATAGTCTGGATGCGACCAGTCCGGATGAAGAAATCACCCGTAATGTGGTGCAAGGTAAAATTGCGGAAGAGCAGGAGCAGGATGCATTTTTGTGTGTGGTAGATGCCACCAATCTGAAATTACATCTGGGTCTGGTGCTGGAAATGATTGCGCTGGATCGTCCGGTGCTGGTCGTGCTGAACATGATGGATGAAGCACGCCGTCGTGGCATGCAGATCAATACCCAGAAGCTGTCTGAGCGACTGGGCGTGCCTGTGGTAGAAACGGTGGCTGTGCGCAGTTCAGGCATTGAAAACCTGAAAAATGCGCTAGATCAAGGCAAGTATTCTGTACCACAGACTGAGCTCAGTGGCTTGAAAGGTGATAGTCACCAGCGCGTAGAAAACATTCTGAATGACGTGGTCAATTTCGTCGATCAGGAAGATAAGCGTACCGATTTTCTTGACAAGATTTTTCTGCATCCGGTATTGGGCTTACTCAGCCTAGCTGTAATGATGTTCGTGATTTTCCAGGCGGTATTTGCCTGGGCTGCGCCGTTTATGGATGGGATTGAATCCTTCTTTGGCTGGCTGGGTGAGTTCCTCGGCGAATATATTTCGCACCCATTACTGAATAGCCTGGTGGTGGACGGGATTATTGCCGGTGCCGGTGGCGTGGTGGTGTTCCTGCCACAGATTCTGATTCTGTTCTTCTTTATTTTAGTACTAGAAGAATCGGGTTATTTACCGCGTGCAGCATTCTTGCTCGATAAACTGATGTTTAAAGCCGGTTTGTCAGGACGTGCCTTTATTCCGTTATTGTCCAGCTTTGCCTGTGCCATTCCGGGGATTATGGCATCGCGGACCATCAGTGATCCACGAGATCGTTTAACCACGATTTTTGTTGCACCTTTAATGACCTGTTCGGCGCGTTTGCCGGTTTATGCCTTGCTGATTGCGGCATTTATACCGGCACAAACTGTCTGGGGCTTCCTGAATCTGCAAGGTCTGGTGCTCTTCGGTCTGTATATGGCGGGTATCGTAAGTGCTTTGCTGGTGTCTTTTGTGTTGAAATTCTTCCACAAAGATAAATCACAGCACATGTTATTGATGGAGCTGCCAAGCTACCGTTTTCCGGATTTGAAGAACGTTTGGATCGGCTTGCTGGATCGCGGCAAAATCTTCTTGAAACGTGTCGGTGGTATTATCTTCGCCTTATCGATTGTGCTGTGGTTTCTATGTACTTTCCCGCAGCCCCCAGAAGGGGCAACCCTGCCGGCCATTGATTATTCATTGGCAGGGATGCTCGGTCATCTGATGCAGCCAATCTTTGCACCGCTCGGTTTTAACTGGCAGATCTGTATTGCCCTGATTCCGGCGATGGCAGCGCGTGAAGTGGTCGTTGCAGCACTGGGCACAGTTTATGCGATGTCGGCAGTTGATGAAGATGCGATGTCTGAAGGTCTGGCTGCACTAATCAGCGGTGGAGGGGATCTGGGCTGGTCAGTTGCGACAGGTTTGTCTTTGCTGGTGTGGTTTATTTATGCACCACATTGTCTGGCGACTCTGGCAACAGTTAAACGTGAAACCGGTTCCTGGAAAACTGTCAGTATCATGACTGTTTACCTGTTTGGTCTGGCATATTTCATGTCATTCCTGACTTATCAAATTGCTTCATATTATTTGGGCTAA
- the ftsW gene encoding putative lipid II flippase FtsW produces MAGFAQTTINKLNQFYTQWIPRIPAEVNPRNVLIFCVLALLCIGSIMVASASMPYAERMHENPFHYISRHGISIFVAAVAAFLAYKIPLKVWFNNTFFLWIITIVLLVAVLFVGTEVNGSKRWIRIAGFTLQASEVAKVMMAIFTADYVVRRAEEVRNNIKGLVRLSAIMGATVGLIILEPDLGATVVITLTMLGVFFLAGAPWIQFGVAFMTLVGAFAAAILLEPYRLQRLLSFSNPWEDPLGTGYQLSNALMAFGRGEWAGVGLGHSIQKMSYLPEAHTDFMLAILGEEFGFLGISTILILSFTMLVCCIRIGHRALQHQYLRAGYLAYGISIIFLLQILVNAGMNMGMLPTKGLTLPFISYGGSSLIICAVMISLILKIDSTTRQANPSREESSF; encoded by the coding sequence ATGGCTGGGTTTGCTCAGACTACGATCAATAAATTAAATCAATTTTATACGCAGTGGATACCTAGAATACCTGCTGAAGTGAATCCACGGAATGTATTGATTTTCTGTGTGTTGGCTTTGCTCTGCATTGGTTCGATCATGGTGGCATCGGCCTCGATGCCCTATGCAGAACGTATGCATGAAAATCCGTTTCACTATATTAGCCGACATGGGATTTCGATTTTTGTCGCTGCCGTAGCAGCTTTTCTGGCTTATAAAATCCCCTTAAAAGTCTGGTTTAATAACACTTTCTTTTTGTGGATTATTACCATCGTACTTTTGGTGGCCGTGCTATTTGTCGGGACGGAAGTCAATGGTTCCAAACGCTGGATTCGGATCGCAGGCTTTACCTTACAGGCTTCGGAAGTCGCCAAAGTGATGATGGCAATTTTTACTGCAGACTACGTGGTGCGCCGTGCGGAAGAAGTACGGAATAATATCAAGGGTCTGGTCCGTTTAAGTGCCATCATGGGTGCTACCGTCGGTTTGATTATTCTCGAGCCTGACTTGGGTGCAACCGTGGTAATTACCTTAACCATGCTTGGCGTGTTCTTTCTGGCGGGTGCGCCGTGGATTCAGTTCGGTGTGGCTTTTATGACCTTGGTCGGCGCATTTGCTGCCGCGATTCTGTTGGAACCGTATCGTCTGCAACGTCTGCTGTCTTTTTCGAATCCTTGGGAAGATCCCTTAGGCACCGGTTATCAGCTCTCTAATGCCCTTATGGCCTTTGGCCGTGGGGAGTGGGCAGGGGTAGGCTTGGGGCATAGTATCCAGAAAATGTCTTATTTGCCTGAGGCGCATACCGATTTCATGCTGGCAATTTTGGGTGAAGAATTTGGCTTTTTAGGCATTTCAACCATCCTGATCTTGTCCTTCACCATGCTGGTTTGCTGTATCCGCATTGGACACCGCGCCTTGCAGCATCAATATTTGCGTGCCGGCTATCTGGCTTATGGCATCAGTATCATTTTCCTGTTACAGATTCTGGTGAATGCCGGTATGAATATGGGCATGTTGCCGACCAAGGGTTTGACCTTGCCATTTATTAGTTATGGCGGTTCATCCCTGATTATCTGTGCGGTCATGATCAGTCTGATTCTGAAAATTGATTCGACCACGCGTCAGGCCAATCCAAGCCGCGAAGAATCAAGCTTCTAG
- the thiC gene encoding phosphomethylpyrimidine synthase ThiC, whose product MNQLTNLSSETTLSAHEQEARDLTRILPASRKVYLQGSRPDIQVPMREISLSETPTSLGGEHNPPLMVYDTSGVYTDPDVTIDLNKGLPNIRESWIEQRNDSEILDQLSSEFGRQRLRDIRTAAIRFAHIQKPRKAKCGRNITQMHYAKQGIITPEMEYIAIRENLRQLDGVDMRQHPGQNFGAKNLTEITPEFVRQEVAAGRAIIPANINHPELEPMIIGRNFLVKINANIGNSALGSSIEEEVSKMTWATRWGADTIMDLSTGQNIHETREWIIRNSPVPIGTVPIYQALEKVNGVAEDLTWEIFKDTLIEQAEQGVDYFTIHAGVLLRYVPLTANRLTGIVSRGGSIMAQWCLAHHQENFLYTHFDEICEIMKAYDVSFSLGDGLRPGCVQDANDEAQFAELRTLGELTHRAWEHDVQVMIEGPGHVPMHMIKENMDLQLEVCKEAPFYTLGPLTTDIAPGYDHITSAIGAAMIGWYGTAMLCYVTPKEHLGLPNKKDVKDGIITYKIAAHAADLAKGHPGAQARDNALSKARFEFRWEDQFNLSLDPDTARSMHDETMPKAAHKSAHFCSMCGPKFCSMKISQNVRDYASQQANPDQPASSQAEIEAGMNQMKASFHNSGQNLYHKL is encoded by the coding sequence ATGAACCAGTTAACGAATCTTTCTTCTGAAACCACTCTCTCCGCTCATGAACAGGAAGCACGCGATTTAACGCGAATTCTGCCTGCCTCACGTAAAGTCTATCTGCAAGGCTCCCGTCCTGATATTCAGGTACCGATGCGGGAGATTTCCTTAAGTGAAACCCCGACCAGTCTGGGCGGTGAACATAATCCGCCATTAATGGTCTATGACACGTCTGGTGTTTATACTGACCCCGATGTGACGATTGACCTGAACAAAGGTCTGCCGAATATTCGTGAAAGCTGGATTGAGCAGCGCAACGATAGTGAAATTCTGGATCAGCTCAGTTCTGAATTTGGCCGCCAGCGTTTACGCGATATCCGTACCGCTGCGATCCGTTTCGCGCATATTCAAAAACCACGCAAAGCCAAATGCGGCCGCAACATCACCCAGATGCATTATGCCAAGCAAGGCATTATCACACCGGAAATGGAATACATTGCCATTCGTGAAAACCTACGTCAACTCGATGGTGTCGATATGCGCCAGCATCCGGGCCAGAATTTTGGTGCAAAAAACCTGACTGAAATTACGCCAGAATTTGTGCGTCAGGAAGTCGCCGCCGGCCGCGCGATTATTCCGGCCAATATCAATCATCCGGAACTGGAACCGATGATCATCGGGCGTAATTTTTTGGTCAAAATCAATGCCAATATTGGTAATTCTGCACTCGGTTCAAGTATCGAAGAAGAAGTCTCGAAAATGACCTGGGCGACGCGCTGGGGTGCAGACACAATCATGGACCTCTCGACCGGCCAGAATATTCATGAAACCCGTGAATGGATTATCCGCAACTCTCCTGTACCAATTGGAACCGTACCGATCTATCAGGCACTGGAAAAAGTCAATGGTGTGGCCGAAGACCTGACCTGGGAGATCTTTAAAGACACCCTGATTGAACAGGCTGAACAAGGTGTGGACTATTTCACCATTCATGCCGGCGTGCTTTTAAGATATGTACCGCTGACTGCCAACCGTTTGACCGGTATCGTATCGCGTGGCGGTTCGATCATGGCGCAGTGGTGTCTGGCACATCATCAGGAAAACTTCTTGTATACCCATTTCGATGAAATCTGCGAGATCATGAAAGCTTATGACGTATCGTTTAGTCTCGGCGATGGCCTACGTCCGGGCTGTGTGCAGGATGCCAATGACGAAGCGCAATTTGCCGAACTTCGAACTTTGGGCGAACTGACCCACCGTGCCTGGGAGCATGATGTTCAGGTGATGATTGAAGGCCCGGGCCATGTCCCGATGCATATGATCAAGGAAAATATGGATCTGCAACTGGAAGTCTGTAAAGAAGCACCCTTTTATACCTTGGGGCCACTCACCACCGATATCGCACCGGGTTATGACCATATTACTTCGGCAATAGGAGCCGCGATGATTGGCTGGTACGGCACCGCAATGCTGTGTTATGTGACGCCTAAAGAGCATCTCGGTTTACCCAATAAAAAGGATGTCAAAGACGGCATTATTACCTACAAGATTGCCGCACATGCAGCCGATCTGGCCAAAGGTCATCCGGGTGCGCAAGCCCGGGATAATGCCCTGTCCAAGGCGCGTTTTGAGTTCCGCTGGGAAGACCAGTTTAACTTGAGTCTGGATCCGGACACGGCGCGCAGCATGCATGATGAAACCATGCCGAAAGCCGCGCATAAATCCGCGCACTTTTGTTCCATGTGCGGACCAAAGTTCTGTTCAATGAAGATTAGCCAGAATGTTCGTGATTATGCCAGTCAACAGGCCAATCCTGATCAGCCGGCAAGCTCTCAGGCCGAAATTGAAGCCGGCATGAATCAGATGAAAGCCAGCTTCCACAACTCTGGTCAAAATTTATACCACAAACTATAA
- a CDS encoding NUDIX domain-containing protein, with translation MNIIKQASYNKKDFSVEAREFLYQGFIQVEKVSLKHRLFNQESSTPILQRELIHRPEAAGVLMYNHQQQKFGLIEQFRIGGLDDIDSPWQLEVIAGVLDGDEAPETCIRREALEESGCTLDELQHIFSFYPSAGACSELFHLYVAQTELPEQGGIFGMPDEGENIQLHILDYADIPSLLTNGRLRNAPVIMALQWLQQHIHTAGICLRGKT, from the coding sequence ATGAATATTATTAAACAGGCCTCTTATAATAAAAAAGACTTTAGCGTAGAGGCACGTGAGTTCTTGTACCAGGGATTTATTCAGGTAGAAAAAGTCAGCCTGAAACACCGTTTATTTAATCAGGAAAGCTCAACCCCTATTTTGCAACGTGAGCTGATTCATCGGCCAGAAGCAGCGGGTGTGCTGATGTACAATCATCAACAGCAGAAATTCGGCCTGATCGAACAGTTCCGGATTGGCGGACTGGATGATATCGACTCTCCTTGGCAACTCGAAGTAATTGCTGGCGTTCTGGATGGCGATGAAGCGCCTGAAACATGCATCCGTCGCGAAGCACTCGAAGAATCAGGCTGTACCCTGGATGAGCTGCAGCACATTTTCAGCTTCTATCCGTCCGCCGGGGCATGTTCCGAATTATTTCATTTATATGTGGCGCAGACCGAATTGCCTGAACAGGGCGGTATTTTTGGCATGCCGGATGAAGGTGAAAATATCCAGCTGCATATTCTGGATTATGCTGATATTCCGTCCTTGCTCACGAATGGTCGCTTAAGAAATGCACCTGTCATTATGGCCTTGCAATGGTTGCAACAACATATTCATACTGCAGGAATATGTCTAAGGGGAAAGACATGA
- the murD gene encoding UDP-N-acetylmuramoyl-L-alanine--D-glutamate ligase, with protein sequence MLIQRGGLKVVAGLGISGVAAVNFLHSQGYRVAVTDSRANPPGHEQIPAEVQTSFGQFDAELLLSAEEIVISPGLDPKLPEIQAAINKGIPVVSEIQILRRATDKPIVAITGSNAKSTVTTLIGLMAADAGKKVAIGGNLGRPALDLTKDDPELYILELSSFQLETTSNLAAEVAVVLNMSEDHLDRHGDMMGYHTAKHRIFQGVKKVVYNRDDSLTRPLVPDVTPIQSFGLNAPDMNQYGILKDTDGSIWLARGRERLLKSTEMYMQGTHNVANALACLALGEAIGLPLESMLNTLKTFKGLEHRCEFVKEVQGVRYYNDSKGTNIGATLAALDGLGMAIEAQGGKVAIILGGQGKGQDFKALRESLSKYAKVAVLIGEDRPVIEAAIAGTIELIHADSLQQAVEICQKHTQAHDVVLLSPACASFDMFSGYPERGRKFVAYVNELN encoded by the coding sequence ATGTTAATACAACGTGGTGGGTTAAAAGTCGTTGCAGGACTCGGAATATCAGGTGTTGCAGCAGTCAATTTCTTGCATAGTCAGGGCTACCGCGTTGCAGTAACAGATTCTAGAGCTAACCCGCCAGGGCATGAGCAGATACCCGCTGAAGTTCAGACCAGTTTCGGTCAGTTTGATGCCGAGCTGTTGTTGTCTGCGGAAGAAATCGTGATCAGCCCAGGACTTGATCCTAAACTTCCTGAAATTCAGGCAGCCATCAACAAGGGCATTCCAGTAGTCAGTGAAATCCAGATTTTACGCCGTGCTACAGACAAGCCAATCGTAGCAATTACCGGTTCTAATGCCAAAAGTACCGTGACGACCTTGATTGGCTTGATGGCAGCGGATGCTGGTAAAAAAGTCGCTATCGGTGGTAACTTAGGTCGTCCTGCGCTAGACCTGACTAAAGACGATCCTGAGCTGTATATACTCGAGCTGTCCAGTTTTCAGCTGGAAACCACCTCAAATCTGGCGGCTGAAGTCGCGGTGGTGTTGAACATGAGTGAAGATCATCTGGATCGTCATGGCGATATGATGGGTTATCACACGGCGAAACACCGGATTTTCCAGGGTGTAAAAAAAGTCGTCTATAACCGTGATGACTCTTTGACCCGTCCTCTGGTGCCAGACGTAACACCGATACAAAGCTTTGGTCTAAATGCACCGGATATGAACCAGTACGGTATTCTCAAGGATACGGATGGCAGCATCTGGCTGGCGCGTGGTCGTGAGCGTCTGCTGAAAAGTACCGAGATGTATATGCAGGGCACGCATAATGTTGCCAATGCCTTGGCCTGTCTGGCGCTGGGTGAAGCGATTGGCCTGCCACTGGAAAGCATGTTGAATACCTTAAAGACCTTTAAAGGTCTGGAACATCGCTGTGAATTCGTTAAAGAAGTGCAAGGCGTACGTTATTATAATGACTCCAAAGGTACCAATATCGGCGCAACCTTGGCAGCACTGGACGGTCTCGGCATGGCCATTGAAGCCCAAGGCGGTAAAGTCGCGATTATTCTCGGTGGTCAGGGCAAAGGGCAGGACTTTAAAGCCTTGCGTGAATCATTAAGCAAATATGCCAAAGTAGCGGTATTAATCGGTGAAGATCGTCCCGTCATTGAAGCAGCGATTGCGGGTACGATTGAACTGATTCATGCGGACAGCTTGCAGCAGGCAGTAGAAATCTGCCAAAAGCACACTCAGGCACATGATGTCGTGCTATTGTCTCCTGCATGCGCAAGTTTTGATATGTTCTCGGGTTATCCTGAGCGTGGTCGCAAGTTTGTTGCGTATGTGAATGAACTCAATTAA
- the dksA gene encoding RNA polymerase-binding protein DksA — protein MANDNQNQVLDNQTDVVEEKAAKRVRKSKPKTTDGGSTASLFGIEPYQPKKNEEYMSEGQLQHFRQILLAWKAELMSEVDRTLNTMQDENTALPDVNDRATQEEEFAIELRTRDRERKLIRKIEQSIEAIQNDDYGFCETCGIEIGLRRLEARPTATLCIDCKTLAEIKEKQNNG, from the coding sequence ATGGCGAATGACAACCAAAATCAAGTCTTAGACAATCAAACTGATGTTGTAGAAGAGAAAGCTGCAAAGCGCGTACGCAAATCTAAGCCTAAAACGACTGACGGTGGTTCTACTGCTAGCTTATTTGGTATTGAACCTTATCAACCTAAAAAAAATGAAGAATACATGTCTGAAGGTCAGCTTCAGCATTTCCGCCAAATCTTGCTGGCTTGGAAAGCTGAGTTGATGTCAGAAGTGGATCGTACCCTCAATACGATGCAAGACGAAAATACTGCTCTTCCAGATGTGAATGACCGTGCGACTCAGGAAGAAGAGTTTGCGATTGAGTTACGTACCCGTGACCGTGAACGTAAACTGATTCGTAAAATCGAACAGTCGATCGAAGCAATCCAGAATGATGACTATGGTTTCTGTGAAACTTGTGGTATCGAGATTGGCTTGCGTCGTTTAGAAGCACGTCCAACGGCTACTTTATGTATTGACTGCAAAACCCTTGCAGAGATCAAAGAGAAGCAAAATAACGGTTAA